In the Malania oleifera isolate guangnan ecotype guangnan chromosome 1, ASM2987363v1, whole genome shotgun sequence genome, one interval contains:
- the LOC131147666 gene encoding nicotinamide/nicotinic acid mononucleotide adenylyltransferase isoform X1, with amino-acid sequence MDILLPRDKLCLGSSDSGCLSKTIIREEIYVVLVATGSFNPPTYMHLRMFELARDALNSEGYSVIGGYMSPVNDAYKKKGLICAEHRIQLCRLACRSSGFIMVDPWEANQSAYQRTLTVLTRIESSLCESGLISRESLKVMLLCGSDLLKSFGVPGAWFRDQVRTICRDYGVVCIRREGQDVEKIIADDDILNECKSNIKIVDELVPNQISSSRVRECISRGLSVKYLTPDEVIDYITEQNLYSKSADH; translated from the exons ATGGATATATTATTGCCACGTGATAAATTATGTTTAGGATCAAGCGACTCTGGTTGCTTATCTAAGACCATAATCAG GGAGGAGATTTATGTAGTTCTTGTAGCAACAGGAAGTTTCAATCCTCCAACTTATATGCACTTGCGTATGTTTG AGCTGGCAAGAGATGCATTGAACTCAGAAGGCTATTCTGTCATTGGGGGTTACATGTCACCTGTGAATGATGCATACAAGAAAAAG GGCCTTATATGTGCTGAACATCGTATTCAATTGTGCCGTCTTGCTTGCAGAAGTTCTGGATTCATAATGGTGGACCCTTGGGAG GCAAATCAGAGCGCGTACCAACGCACACTGACTGTTCTCACCAGAATCGAGAGTTCTTTGTGTGAGAGTGGGCTGATTTCCAGAG AATCTCTTAAAGTCATGCTTCTGTGTGGCTCTGATCTTCTCAAATCTTTTGGTGTTCCTGGGGCTTGGTTTCGTGACCAG GTCAGGACTATATGCAGAGACTACGGTGTGGTTTGCATTCGCAGAGAAGGGCAAGATGTAGAGAAAATCATCGCTGATGACGACATTTTAAATGAATGCAAG AGTAACATCAAAATAGTAGATGAACTTGTACCGAATCAAATTAGTTCTTCAAGAGTAAG GGAATGCATTTCAAGAGGGCTGTCTGTGAAGTACCTTACCCCAGATGAAGTGATAGATTATATAACAGAACAAAATTTGTACTCTAAATCAGCAGACCACTGA
- the LOC131147666 gene encoding nicotinamide/nicotinic acid mononucleotide adenylyltransferase isoform X2, producing MHLRMFELARDALNSEGYSVIGGYMSPVNDAYKKKGLICAEHRIQLCRLACRSSGFIMVDPWEANQSAYQRTLTVLTRIESSLCESGLISRESLKVMLLCGSDLLKSFGVPGAWFRDQVRTICRDYGVVCIRREGQDVEKIIADDDILNECKSNIKIVDELVPNQISSSRVRECISRGLSVKYLTPDEVIDYITEQNLYSKSADH from the exons ATGCACTTGCGTATGTTTG AGCTGGCAAGAGATGCATTGAACTCAGAAGGCTATTCTGTCATTGGGGGTTACATGTCACCTGTGAATGATGCATACAAGAAAAAG GGCCTTATATGTGCTGAACATCGTATTCAATTGTGCCGTCTTGCTTGCAGAAGTTCTGGATTCATAATGGTGGACCCTTGGGAG GCAAATCAGAGCGCGTACCAACGCACACTGACTGTTCTCACCAGAATCGAGAGTTCTTTGTGTGAGAGTGGGCTGATTTCCAGAG AATCTCTTAAAGTCATGCTTCTGTGTGGCTCTGATCTTCTCAAATCTTTTGGTGTTCCTGGGGCTTGGTTTCGTGACCAG GTCAGGACTATATGCAGAGACTACGGTGTGGTTTGCATTCGCAGAGAAGGGCAAGATGTAGAGAAAATCATCGCTGATGACGACATTTTAAATGAATGCAAG AGTAACATCAAAATAGTAGATGAACTTGTACCGAATCAAATTAGTTCTTCAAGAGTAAG GGAATGCATTTCAAGAGGGCTGTCTGTGAAGTACCTTACCCCAGATGAAGTGATAGATTATATAACAGAACAAAATTTGTACTCTAAATCAGCAGACCACTGA
- the LOC131147652 gene encoding nuclear transcription factor Y subunit B-3-like isoform X1, producing MERGGSHGYHKLQKSTSALKLLQATYSITNRSNSSSSSNNSNGNINIDAGAGEQPLQPCPVREQDQYMPIANVIRIMRRILPPHAKISDDAKETIQECVSEYISFITGEANDRCQREQRKTITAEDVLWAMGKLGFDDYIEPLTAYLNRYREVETDRTSLRGEPYLKRSGAEYGGGMVGVAPNPYGLGGGVGAGLGVGGGGYPMGYHHHNNHHGGFYDGGAMGGGGYYRDASGGAGPSSSPAALPNFDPYAQYK from the exons atggaACGTGGAGGCTCCCATGGCTATCACAAGCTCCAGAAATCCACCTCTG cCCTAAAGTTACTACAGGCTACCTATTCTATAACCAATCGCTCAAATAGTAGCAGCAGTAGCAATAACAGCAACGGCAATATCAATATCGATGCAGGTGCCGGGGAGCAGCCCCTGCAGCCATGCCCTGTGCGGGAGCAAGACCAGTACATGCCAATTGCAAACGTGATTAGGATCATGCGACGCATCCTCCCGCCGCATGCGAAGATCTCTGATGATGCCAAGGAGACGATCCAGGAGTGTGTGTCGGAGTACATCAGCTTCATCACGGGTGAGGCCAACGACAGGTGCCAGCGGGAGCAGCGCAAGACCATCACGGCCGAGGACGTGCTTTGGGCCATGGGGAAGCTAGGGTTTGACGACTACATTGAGCCCCTCACCGCCTACCTCAATAGGTACCGAGAGGTGGAGACTGACCGCACCTCGCTTCGTGGCGAACCGTATTTGAAGCGCAGCGGTGCGGAGTACGGTGGTGGGATGGTGGGGGTGGCGCCAAACCCCTACGGGCTGGGCGGTGGTGTTGGCGCCGGTCTTGGGGTTGGAGGTGGTGGCTATCCAATGGGGTATCACCACCATAATAATCACCATGGGGGGTTTTATGATGGGGGGGCGATGGGTGGTGGAGGGTACTACAGGGATGCTAGTGGAGGAGCTGGACCCTCTTCTTCTCCCGCAGCTCTGCCCAACTTCGATCCTTATGCTCAATACAAATGA
- the LOC131147652 gene encoding nuclear transcription factor Y subunit B-1-like isoform X2 translates to MERGGSHGYHKLQKSTSGAGEQPLQPCPVREQDQYMPIANVIRIMRRILPPHAKISDDAKETIQECVSEYISFITGEANDRCQREQRKTITAEDVLWAMGKLGFDDYIEPLTAYLNRYREVETDRTSLRGEPYLKRSGAEYGGGMVGVAPNPYGLGGGVGAGLGVGGGGYPMGYHHHNNHHGGFYDGGAMGGGGYYRDASGGAGPSSSPAALPNFDPYAQYK, encoded by the exons atggaACGTGGAGGCTCCCATGGCTATCACAAGCTCCAGAAATCCACCTCTG GTGCCGGGGAGCAGCCCCTGCAGCCATGCCCTGTGCGGGAGCAAGACCAGTACATGCCAATTGCAAACGTGATTAGGATCATGCGACGCATCCTCCCGCCGCATGCGAAGATCTCTGATGATGCCAAGGAGACGATCCAGGAGTGTGTGTCGGAGTACATCAGCTTCATCACGGGTGAGGCCAACGACAGGTGCCAGCGGGAGCAGCGCAAGACCATCACGGCCGAGGACGTGCTTTGGGCCATGGGGAAGCTAGGGTTTGACGACTACATTGAGCCCCTCACCGCCTACCTCAATAGGTACCGAGAGGTGGAGACTGACCGCACCTCGCTTCGTGGCGAACCGTATTTGAAGCGCAGCGGTGCGGAGTACGGTGGTGGGATGGTGGGGGTGGCGCCAAACCCCTACGGGCTGGGCGGTGGTGTTGGCGCCGGTCTTGGGGTTGGAGGTGGTGGCTATCCAATGGGGTATCACCACCATAATAATCACCATGGGGGGTTTTATGATGGGGGGGCGATGGGTGGTGGAGGGTACTACAGGGATGCTAGTGGAGGAGCTGGACCCTCTTCTTCTCCCGCAGCTCTGCCCAACTTCGATCCTTATGCTCAATACAAATGA